Proteins encoded in a region of the Bacteroidota bacterium genome:
- a CDS encoding DUF5606 domain-containing protein: protein MEFKEIISVPGMGGLYKVVANNRAGFIVESLADSKRTIINSNQRIMTLVDIAVYTADGEVPLREIYKKIQSAEGNKLKADVKGDQTKLREYFKKLVPDFDEERVYTSDIKKMLTWYELLSDKIDFSKVEEKEGDEKSVIGDKDGKVPVKAHHEAHGPKVESAKKATARTRKKV from the coding sequence ATGGAATTCAAAGAAATAATTTCCGTACCCGGAATGGGCGGATTATACAAAGTGGTAGCTAATAACCGTGCGGGCTTCATAGTTGAGTCACTCGCTGATAGTAAGCGCACCATTATCAATTCAAATCAACGAATAATGACATTGGTTGATATTGCCGTTTACACTGCCGATGGTGAAGTTCCATTGCGTGAGATCTACAAAAAGATTCAGTCTGCCGAAGGAAATAAATTGAAAGCCGATGTGAAGGGCGATCAAACTAAATTACGCGAGTATTTCAAAAAGCTGGTACCGGATTTTGATGAAGAACGAGTTTATACTTCTGATATTAAAAAGATGCTGACATGGTATGAATTGCTTAGCGATAAAATTGATTTTTCAAAAGTTGAAGAAAAGGAAGGTGATGAAAAATCTGTTATTGGCGACAAAGACGGAAAAGTTCCGGTGAAAGCGCATCACGAAGCACATGGTCCCAAAGTAGAATCAGCAAAGAAGGCAACTGCACGCACAAGAAAAAAAGTTTAA
- a CDS encoding M3 family oligoendopeptidase, with protein sequence MNNATELTSADKITRKFIPKDLDVNNWQELEPFFQSLVNRKNETIDELLEWLYNLSELEAVIEEHAGWLYIRMTCDTQNKILTEAYTYFVEEINPKIAPYMDQLNKKFIVEPAINSLDERYKNHIKSVQNSIRLFREENIPLHAQLSVKEQQYGEISGSMTVDVNGKTITLQQASNFLKEPDRKLRDEVYHKIVSRRAEDRDRLDQLFNELIALRNTVAKNAGFDNFRDYKFVELDRFDYTSDDCLNFHSSVKTCIVPVLNDFMQDRKSRLKVDTLKPWDLEVDPEGKADLKPFKLGTELLEKSISCFGEIDPYFGSVLNTLKVKGYTDLDSRIGKAPGGYNYPLYESGVPFIFMNATGSLRDVITMVHEGGHAIHSMLTADLDFIGFKELPSEIAELASMSMELISMEHWNHFFDNDEDLKRAKLEQLENVIEALPWIACVDAFQHWLYTNPGHTISERTQAWKKLILEFTSVHVDWSSDQNALEQMWQKQLHLFEVPFYYIEYGMAQLGAIAVWRNYKNDPAKAIEQYKNALRLGYTKSIPEVYKTAGIHFDFSEKYIKELVDFVRVEIKKL encoded by the coding sequence ATGAATAATGCAACTGAATTAACTTCTGCTGACAAAATTACCAGAAAGTTTATTCCAAAAGATCTTGACGTCAATAACTGGCAGGAACTTGAACCATTTTTTCAGTCATTAGTGAATAGAAAAAATGAGACGATTGACGAATTGCTGGAGTGGTTGTATAATCTGAGTGAACTGGAAGCAGTTATCGAAGAGCATGCAGGCTGGTTATATATCAGAATGACATGTGATACTCAGAATAAAATTTTAACAGAAGCCTATACTTATTTTGTTGAAGAGATAAATCCAAAGATTGCTCCATACATGGATCAATTGAATAAAAAATTTATCGTTGAGCCTGCTATAAATTCACTTGATGAAAGGTATAAAAATCACATCAAGAGTGTACAGAATTCAATCCGTCTCTTCAGAGAAGAAAATATTCCATTACATGCACAGTTGTCTGTAAAAGAACAACAGTACGGTGAAATTTCCGGATCGATGACTGTCGACGTTAATGGTAAAACAATAACGTTACAGCAAGCTTCAAATTTTTTAAAGGAACCTGACAGAAAATTGCGTGATGAAGTGTATCACAAAATTGTATCAAGACGTGCAGAGGATCGTGATCGACTGGATCAGTTATTCAATGAGTTGATTGCGCTTCGGAATACTGTGGCAAAGAATGCGGGTTTTGATAATTTCCGGGACTATAAATTCGTTGAGTTAGACCGTTTTGATTATACGTCTGATGATTGTTTGAATTTTCATTCTTCGGTGAAAACTTGTATTGTGCCCGTGTTGAATGATTTTATGCAGGACAGAAAATCAAGATTAAAAGTAGATACTCTGAAACCATGGGATCTGGAAGTTGATCCAGAAGGTAAAGCAGACCTGAAGCCATTCAAACTTGGTACAGAGTTGCTTGAAAAATCAATTTCATGTTTCGGTGAAATCGATCCTTATTTTGGAAGTGTACTCAATACATTAAAAGTAAAAGGTTATACAGATCTTGATTCAAGAATCGGTAAAGCTCCCGGTGGATATAATTACCCTCTCTATGAAAGCGGAGTGCCATTTATTTTTATGAATGCAACCGGTTCTTTGCGCGATGTGATAACAATGGTTCATGAAGGCGGACATGCTATTCATTCAATGTTAACTGCCGACCTTGATTTCATTGGGTTTAAAGAATTGCCTTCGGAGATCGCAGAACTTGCATCAATGAGTATGGAATTGATCTCAATGGAACACTGGAATCATTTCTTTGATAATGATGAGGATCTAAAGAGAGCAAAACTCGAACAACTTGAAAATGTTATTGAAGCATTACCATGGATAGCATGTGTTGATGCATTTCAACACTGGTTATATACTAATCCGGGACACACAATTTCTGAAAGAACTCAGGCATGGAAGAAATTGATTTTAGAATTCACATCTGTACATGTTGACTGGAGCAGTGATCAGAATGCTTTAGAACAAATGTGGCAGAAACAATTGCATTTGTTTGAAGTTCCGTTTTATTATATCGAATATGGTATGGCTCAGCTTGGCGCAATAGCAGTCTGGAGAAATTACAAAAATGATCCTGCCAAAGCGATTGAACAATATAAAAATGCGCTCCGTTTAGGGTACACCAAAAGCATCCCTGAAGTTTATAAAACTGCCGGAATTCATTTCGATTTCTCGGAAAAGTACATAAAGGAGTTGGTCGATTTTGTACGTGTTGAAATAAAAAAACTGTAA
- a CDS encoding response regulator: protein MSTKTQNKNQTEEGKKVLYRLLILAVAVVYVLVFILDYMLQLHFTFFLLLSLFGFVIVTLIYMWMKISNVSAPEQEESESKTDNLIEGTEPGLLVDNNLFDDAVIVVSPVTGLTIDCSTSAANLFEARTSDLIGIDLTSLFDPSWKPEERNKIKEGLDKDQNVKVNGIFRTMKKNVFHAEVDAVKKISGERRVISVRLRTIANPVSATLVENTPPPITSFVRESENDTVQLLESSSMPVAIIGTNYKFIKVNRAFANLLGYTEDEMLAIGILDIIPVEDKLVERKLLSALFSGELPSSKKEKRLIRRNSEIIWVNSSSAVSKNENGNPKYVISLTENITQRKRIEQVVNDNRRRLNSLVENAEYSILSIDKRHSILLINSRLCDQLYAQTGVIVETGFNLLEILPEDFHKDYLEVHQRAFKGEEFILEKLITVNGKAIHLEIIFTPVKDDQGFVQSVSIFGHDISKRKIAELKLLKAKEEAEAATQAKSGFLATMSHEIRTPLNGVIGMGRLLNQTPLTNKQQEFVDSIVLSGEALLSVINDILDFSKIESSKMELERKPFALKRCIEETFDLLASKALEKNISLHYTIARDVPGFVYGDITRLRQILLNLVSNALKFTQKGKVTVRVSKFSFAKNDLNIQFEVEDTGVGIPKDRIGKLFTPFSQADASTARTYGGTGLGLAISRNLVELMGGTIKVESIEGVGSNFIFNIHAEEVKKSDIPKYQKTGSSKFSNSMVLIISDDKTEADLYANYFKRWGLIPIVANDVSEGLKLVSEKSDYNIVLIDAQLITAKALVVAQEVRTIRNKETLPVVMFNVDKADEIFFDYTNEVVSAVIPKNVDRSKVLDILIGVFSIENHQRTQHEKSFDGMTKKLGEEIPLEIMIAEDNLINQKLAQNIFEGLGYKPTMASNGLQVIDHLRAKTFDLIFMDVQMPEMDGLETTKFIIEKLKPKVKPVIIAMTAFALEGDKEKCLEAGMDDYISKPFLIEEIVERIKKWGGRFRESQNDMTNKVTTANGNGNAILYEPTLMKLKEMTSGADPSFFNQVIKMFIDQSTDIVNQISALLPVMDLPQMASLAHKLKGSALNLGANKIADTCRTIEIKGKELDSYGMSDLVDRLKLELELTKTEIEKFL, encoded by the coding sequence GTGAGTACCAAAACGCAAAATAAAAACCAAACCGAAGAAGGTAAGAAAGTCCTCTACAGGCTGTTGATTCTGGCAGTTGCTGTAGTGTACGTTCTTGTTTTTATTCTGGACTATATGCTCCAGTTGCATTTCACTTTTTTCCTGCTCCTGAGTCTTTTCGGTTTTGTGATAGTTACGCTGATCTACATGTGGATGAAGATCTCCAATGTATCAGCACCGGAACAGGAAGAATCAGAAAGCAAAACTGACAATTTAATTGAAGGCACTGAGCCGGGTCTGCTGGTCGATAATAATTTATTTGATGATGCAGTGATTGTTGTTAGTCCTGTCACAGGCTTAACAATTGATTGCAGCACTTCAGCAGCAAATTTATTTGAAGCAAGGACATCTGATCTGATAGGAATTGATCTGACATCGTTGTTCGATCCTTCCTGGAAACCTGAAGAAAGAAACAAGATAAAAGAAGGGCTTGATAAGGATCAGAATGTAAAGGTCAATGGAATCTTCAGGACGATGAAGAAAAATGTTTTTCATGCTGAAGTTGATGCTGTGAAAAAGATATCCGGTGAACGTCGGGTAATCTCTGTTCGGTTAAGAACAATAGCAAATCCTGTGAGTGCAACTTTAGTTGAAAATACTCCGCCTCCGATAACTAGTTTTGTGCGCGAATCTGAAAACGATACTGTACAATTACTCGAATCGTCATCCATGCCGGTAGCGATTATAGGAACAAATTATAAATTTATTAAAGTAAACAGGGCTTTTGCCAACCTTTTAGGTTATACAGAGGATGAAATGCTTGCAATAGGTATCCTGGATATCATTCCTGTTGAAGATAAACTTGTTGAGCGAAAATTACTTTCTGCTCTTTTCAGTGGAGAACTTCCTTCAAGTAAAAAGGAGAAACGATTGATCCGGAGAAACAGTGAGATCATCTGGGTGAACTCTTCATCGGCTGTTTCTAAAAATGAAAATGGTAATCCGAAATATGTGATTTCGCTTACAGAGAATATTACTCAACGGAAGAGAATAGAACAAGTCGTTAATGATAACAGAAGGCGACTGAATTCCCTTGTTGAGAATGCTGAATATTCGATCTTGTCAATCGACAAAAGACATTCAATACTATTAATAAATTCCAGATTGTGCGATCAGCTGTATGCACAAACCGGAGTAATCGTTGAAACCGGGTTTAATTTACTTGAAATACTTCCCGAAGATTTTCATAAAGATTATCTTGAAGTTCATCAGCGGGCTTTCAAGGGAGAAGAATTTATTCTGGAAAAACTCATCACCGTTAATGGTAAAGCCATACATCTGGAAATTATATTCACTCCGGTGAAAGATGATCAGGGATTTGTACAAAGTGTTTCGATATTCGGACATGATATCTCTAAGAGAAAGATAGCTGAGTTGAAATTATTGAAAGCAAAGGAAGAAGCTGAAGCAGCGACTCAGGCGAAATCTGGATTTCTTGCAACAATGAGTCACGAGATCAGAACTCCACTCAATGGAGTAATTGGTATGGGCAGGTTGTTAAATCAAACTCCGCTTACTAACAAGCAACAAGAATTTGTTGACAGCATTGTATTAAGTGGTGAAGCTCTATTGTCAGTTATAAATGACATTCTGGATTTCTCTAAAATAGAGTCATCTAAAATGGAGTTGGAAAGAAAGCCATTTGCTTTAAAGAGATGTATTGAAGAAACATTTGATCTTCTTGCATCAAAAGCTTTAGAGAAGAATATTTCTTTGCATTATACTATTGCCAGAGATGTTCCTGGGTTTGTTTATGGTGATATTACCAGACTCAGACAGATTCTTTTGAATCTTGTTTCGAATGCGCTGAAGTTTACACAAAAGGGAAAAGTGACAGTTCGCGTAAGTAAGTTTTCATTTGCAAAAAATGATCTGAATATTCAATTTGAAGTTGAAGATACCGGTGTTGGAATTCCAAAAGACAGAATCGGAAAACTTTTCACTCCGTTTTCACAGGCAGATGCATCTACAGCCAGAACTTATGGTGGAACCGGATTGGGACTTGCCATCAGCAGAAACCTTGTTGAATTAATGGGTGGTACTATTAAAGTTGAAAGTATAGAAGGAGTAGGGTCTAATTTCATATTTAATATCCATGCAGAGGAAGTTAAGAAGTCAGATATTCCAAAATATCAAAAGACCGGAAGCAGTAAGTTTTCAAACTCAATGGTGCTTATTATCAGTGACGATAAAACAGAAGCTGATCTGTATGCGAATTACTTTAAGCGTTGGGGTCTGATACCAATTGTTGCAAATGATGTTTCTGAAGGATTAAAACTTGTGTCTGAAAAATCAGATTATAACATTGTTCTGATAGATGCACAATTGATCACAGCGAAAGCATTGGTTGTTGCTCAGGAAGTCAGGACTATCAGGAATAAAGAAACATTACCGGTTGTGATGTTCAATGTAGACAAGGCAGATGAAATTTTCTTTGATTATACCAATGAAGTTGTGTCGGCAGTCATACCAAAGAATGTTGACCGATCAAAGGTGCTGGATATTCTGATCGGTGTTTTCAGTATTGAAAATCACCAGCGTACTCAGCATGAAAAGTCGTTCGATGGAATGACTAAAAAGTTAGGGGAGGAAATTCCACTTGAAATTATGATCGCTGAGGATAATCTGATCAATCAGAAACTTGCGCAGAACATCTTTGAAGGATTGGGATATAAGCCTACAATGGCTTCAAACGGACTTCAGGTGATTGATCATTTACGTGCAAAGACCTTTGATCTGATCTTTATGGATGTTCAGATGCCTGAAATGGATGGTCTGGAAACTACAAAATTCATAATTGAAAAATTAAAACCAAAAGTAAAACCTGTTATTATTGCAATGACAGCATTTGCTTTGGAAGGTGATAAAGAAAAATGCCTGGAAGCAGGAATGGATGATTATATTAGTAAGCCATTTCTCATAGAAGAGATTGTAGAACGAATTAAAAAATGGGGTGGAAGATTCCGTGAATCCCAAAACGACATGACAAATAAAGTAACTACCGCAAACGGCAATGGGAATGCTATTCTGTATGAGCCGACTTTGATGAAATTAAAAGAAATGACTTCAGGAGCTGATCCGTCATTCTTTAATCAGGTAATAAAAATGTTCATTGATCAAAGCACTGATATTGTAAATCAGATCTCCGCATTGCTGCCGGTCATGGATCTGCCACAAATGGCTTCTCTCGCACATAAGTTAAAAGGCTCTGCGCTGAATCTGGGTGCTAATAAAATTGCAGATACGTGCAGGACGATTGAGATCAAAGGTAAAGAACTTGATAGCTATGGAATGAGTGATCTTGTAGACAGATTGAAATTAGAGCTGGAATTGACAAAGACAGAGATTGAAAAATTTTTGTAA